Genomic DNA from Solanum pennellii chromosome 3, SPENNV200:
tcatgtaaattcaaagttgaattaaGGATATATAGGAGCAGTCTCACCAATTATAGGAAATAGAAATAAAGTTTGTATTGCTTTATTGGaataaatcaaattgaaattagaaagtgaaacaatgaaaaatataaaggaaattgGTATATAGGTGGAATGATGGAATTGAAGAGGAAGTAAATGCatttagtttattaatttaatgagagagaaattttatcattatttacgTACTCTCATGCAATGTTTTAGAAGGCCAGAGTGTGAGATAAAACGTTTGATTCCTcacattgattttttttttttaaaaatatgatctaaaataatattttgatggaTGCTtaaattgacttatttttaGTAATCGTTTTTGGTGGATATTGTGACTAGGTAATTTTAATTAGCTTTGCAGTTTCGATGTATAAAATTCGGAAATGTGGCCCAATTATTCTCAATCGAGTCAAAAAATCAGTAAAGGCAAACCTAACAATCTAGTTAGAATTACTGGTGATCCAAATAATATTAACATTAGGATCAAAATTACctttaaactattcgaaatagtttatatatatccttaaactttattttggctcaaaactacccttcccgtcatactattgggtcaaaagtacTCTTTCTTATTAATGGAATTTGATAAATGCCACGtggatgccacattgcatgCCAATAGGATTCCACTGCCACGTAGACTAAATagaaagggtcaaaaatacccttaaactattcgaaatagctcatatttacccttaaactatatttcgcctcaaaactacccttcccgtcaaactattggatcaaaagtacccttcttatcaatagaagttgttaaatgccatgtggatgccacattgcatgCCAATAAGGTTCCgctgccacatagactaaacCCCTAAATCCTAATTACTTCCCCCCTAATTTCATTGTTTCAGAAATGATATATTCACCCgttttttcatacttttctttgtggctgagtttcaaagtggatattcatggttgtaggttagtaaatatttttcttattttattgcgtttatgatttcaaagtatgatagTTAGAATTTCACAACTTTCTCGTCATTTCGCGGCCAAGGTTTCATAACTTTTTTCAGAGttgagtttcaaagtggattttCGTGGTtgtaaacacaataaaataagaaaaaagtttacTAACCTATAAccatgaatatccactttgaaacccagCGACGAAGAAAATCGTGAAACCTtagccgcgaaatgagggaGAAGGGGTGAAATCGtttctgaaaaataatgaaatgaggggaaAATGAGTAGTtaagatttagggatttagtcaatGTGACACATGTGGAATTTAACAACTTCCGCTAATAAGAAGGTCACTTTTGACCCAACagtttgacgggaagggtagttttgagccgaaatatagtttaagggtttatatgagctatttcggatagtttaagggtacttttttgaccctttttcttttagtctatgtggcagtggaaATCTATTGGGGTGCCatgtggcatccacatggcatttaacaatTTCCGTTAACTAGAAGggcacttttgacccaatagtttgacgggaaggatagttttgagccaaaatatagtttaagagtatatatgagctatttcagatagtttaagggtattttgacccttttccgttaACATTAAGGTCCAGCTTGCTCAGTGCTTCTTTAAACAAAAATGTTACTTTCTCCGtctggtattgtttgtcatagtttctatttttagagtcaaattataaaaactttgacaaacattttaagatgtattttttcatcatattaatatgcaaaaaattataatttgtagtacttttcatatagttttagaatttttttttgtttaaaatatcgaattaatgtgattcaATTTACcttcatgacaaataattccgGACGGAAAGAGTAGATACTATGACTTGGGCTAAACAAATTGGTGCCCCACCAACGGTGAGTTAATATAGTTTCAGTTTCATACATTTATTTTCCTGAGAAGCAAATAGCTTATTTATTTGACCCAATTTCAATGAGGCTCTAAAGTGAAACTTAAGAGAGGAtcttaatatgtatatatttttatcatatatacatttatttaaaatctatttttctaagtgtttcaGATACAAAGTCATTAGttgttattttaataatttcttttcaattgattATATAGCTAGTTCATCAATCTCTTTTGACTTTTGAGACATTGTTAATCTTAAATAAGAATTAATCAATTTAGTTTCAGAAAACTTCTTTCTGCTAAGTCAACTGTTGCCAGAATTTTAACCAGTATCTATAAGTAATACGTGTATTTAGAAAAGGATCaagtctttttatttgattgagtactttcatatgatatattatttctcttaatacttttaattcaaaaaataattcaaaactaTCATATCAGAATAACTATAttgtgttaaaatttttatagttaagactatttttttatattctcaaCATTTCGTGATTTCAATTACCactaaataagaaatcaaaaatatttttatatgcttCCATTAGTTCAAATCTATTTTAAAGTGAAAAAACACGTAAAGTAATCAACTctaatttcaagaaattttatgatttcgttatcaatattttcatcaaattatttcttatgAATACAAAATCTATATTATCTCacatataaaattcataatagaAATTACAGCACTCatagtatatataattttttttaaaaaaaataacatttataaataattttttctgttttaaaaaaaataggtgaCTTGAAAATATGAGCCCAAGCAATGACATAAGGGTTGAGATGACTTTGCTCAAGTTACTGTTGGTTTCATTGAGGACATAAGTTATGCTTTTGAGGATATCCCGAATAAACttatactccctctgtttaaCAATAGTTGTCCAATATCGTCTTAGcatattctttaaaaattatataattttactatattatcctttaaatataataaatataatatcttaaaaaatGTAATAGAAAATGATAAGAGTAAATTAGAAATTAAGTGTAAATTATccatgaattttataaattgaacaaatattgTTGGACGGGGGAAGTATACAACGATACAATAGCTAATGTATTACTCCTCtttccctaattacttgtccattttttaattattcccaattatttatccattttgataaattaagaaataccaaattttattaatctttatatccttaattaattactttggaAATGATAGAACTCTTTGAAAATAAGTTCTAATTAATCAACTTTATAATTAacactaataaaataataaactaactatataaattattattttttaataaatatattaatttaaaaatgatcaaataattaaaGACGGACCATACTAAGATTAGTCTGcataaaattctcaaaattatatatgaaactGTAGCGATTATTTCTCCAAAAAATTTCCTTCAAAGAGATATTTGAGCAAAATTGAGCATAAGAGCACGGTGAGCCACAATCGAAAACTGTAGCTACGTGGCAGAATGTGAGCCACTTGGACATCATGCAAAATTAAAGACCCGATACTATgataaaccaaaaaataaataaaaaaaaacgtaaccaaaaacaaacaacaaatcAAGAATCTACACACCATTATCCAAATCAAATCTTAGCCCTCCATCCCTTTTCATCAACGGCAGTCATCTCCTTAATATCTCTAACCATATCCatcaaaatcatacaaaaatttcataaaatctcCGCACTCACTCTCTCAGTTCTCACACACTACACAACCATGGCTTCAATTGCTCTCAAAACTTTCATCGGCCTCCGTCAATCCTCGCCGGAAAACAACTCTATTAATTTCTCTAAATCCCTCCCTACCAACCAAACCCACCGTAGGCTACGTATCAATGCTTCTAAGTCCAGCCCAAGAGTCACCGGCAGAAACCTTCGCGTTGCGGTGATTGGTGGTGGTCCTGCTGGTGGCGCCGCTGCAGAGACGCTCGCTAAGGGTGGAATTGAGACCTTTTTGATAGAACGCAAGATGGACAACTGCAAACCCTGCGGTGGTGCCATCCCACTCTGCATGGTGGGCGAATTCGATCTACCTCTCGATATCATCGATCGGAAAGTTACCAAGATGAAGATGATTTCCCCATCCAACGTCGCCGTCGATATCGGACAGACTCTGAAGCCTCACGAGTATATCGGTATGGTGCGCCGCGAAGTACTCGATGCCTACCTCCGTGACCGTGCTGCTGAAGCCGGAGCCTCTGTTCTCAACGGCTTGTTTCTCAGAATGGACATGCCAAAAGCCCCAAATTCACCATACGTCCTACACTACACATCTTACGATTCCAAAACTAACGGCGCCGGCGAGAAGTGCACCCTGGAAGTTGACGCCGTTATCGGCGCAGACGGCGCAAATTCCCGTGTCGCAAAATCCATCAACGCTGGGGACTACGAGTACGCCATTGCCTTCCAGGAACGAATTAGAATTTCCGATGATAAAATGAAGTACTACGAGAATTTAGCTGAAATGTACGTCGGCGATGACGTTTCCCCTGATTTTTACGGTTGGGTTTTCCCCAAATGTGACCACGTTGCCGTCGGCACAGGCACCGTTACTCACAAAGCAGACATTAAGAAATTCCAGCTAGCGACAAGACTGAGAGCCGATTCCAAAATCACCGGCGGAAAAATCATCCGAGTTGAGGCTCATCCAATTCCAGAACACCCAAGGCCAAAAAGATTGCAAGACAGAGTCGCATTAGTTGGGGATGCAGCAGGATACGTGACGAAATGTTCAGGCGAAGGGATCTACTTCGCGGCGAAGAGTGGACGTATGTGTGCTGAAGCAATTGTTGAAGGATCAGAAAATGGGAAGAGAATGGTGGACGAGAGTGATTTGAGGAAGTACTTGGAGAAATGGGACAAGACTTACTGGCCAACATACAAGGTGCTTGATATCTTGCAGAAGGTATTTTACAGGTCGAATCCAGCAAGA
This window encodes:
- the LOC107014180 gene encoding geranylgeranyl diphosphate reductase, chloroplastic, with the protein product MASIALKTFIGLRQSSPENNSINFSKSLPTNQTHRRLRINASKSSPRVTGRNLRVAVIGGGPAGGAAAETLAKGGIETFLIERKMDNCKPCGGAIPLCMVGEFDLPLDIIDRKVTKMKMISPSNVAVDIGQTLKPHEYIGMVRREVLDAYLRDRAAEAGASVLNGLFLRMDMPKAPNSPYVLHYTSYDSKTNGAGEKCTLEVDAVIGADGANSRVAKSINAGDYEYAIAFQERIRISDDKMKYYENLAEMYVGDDVSPDFYGWVFPKCDHVAVGTGTVTHKADIKKFQLATRLRADSKITGGKIIRVEAHPIPEHPRPKRLQDRVALVGDAAGYVTKCSGEGIYFAAKSGRMCAEAIVEGSENGKRMVDESDLRKYLEKWDKTYWPTYKVLDILQKVFYRSNPAREAFVEMCADEYVQKMTFDSYLYKKVAPGNPIEDLKLAVNTIGSLVRANALRREMDKLSV